One Solanum lycopersicum chromosome 2, SLM_r2.1 genomic region harbors:
- the LOC138341792 gene encoding GDSL esterase/lipase At1g29670-like: protein MACYGKIFATIFIVLNLKTFVEGAPQVPCYFIFGDSLLDNGNNNELNTTAKANYPPYGVDFQGGRPTGRFTNGRNTADFLAEYLGFDHYIPPFASVKDSEILEGVNYASGSAGIRNDSGSHLGDRIYLGRQLENHQTTISRIANLVGNTTSAQKHLNKCLFIVGIGSNDYINNYLMPEIYPSSHLYTPTQYATALIDQYSQHLRTLYEDGARKVALFGLGQIGCIPAELQKHDTRRCVSSTNNAIQQFNSKLKSLVGDLNTNFPDAKFTYINMYSISSIIDPLSVFTRPCCNVLETMPEGQCVPGETPCFLRGIYLFYDNFHPTEIANRIATSRAYNALLPSDAYPMDIHHLIRTNNVVYDE from the exons ATGGCTTGTTATGGCAAGATATTTGCCACAATATTTATAGTTTTGAACTTAAAAACATTTGTTGAAGGTGCACCACAAGTACCATGTTACTTCATATTTGGAGATTCGTTACTTGATAATGGAAACAACAATGAACTTAACACAACGGCAAAGGCTAATTACCCACCTTACGGGGTGGACTTCCAGGGTGGTCGTCCGACCGGCCGTTTCACCAACGGCCGTAACACGGCTGACTTCCTAG CGGAATACTTGGGATTTGATCACTACATTCCCCCTTTTGCAAGTGTAAAAGATAGCGAGATCTTGGAAGGTGTAAATTATGCATCTGGTTCAGCTGGAATTCGCAACGACAGTGGAAGTCATCTT GGTGATCGGATTTACTTGGGCAGACAATTGGAGAATCATCAAACAACAATTTCGCGTATAGCTAATCTGGTGGGGAATACAACTTCAGCTCAAAAGCACTTGAATAAATGCTTATTCATAGTTGGAATAGGCAGCAATGACTACATCAACAATTACTTGATGCCTGAAATATATCCCTCAAGTCATTTATATACACCAACACAATATGCAACTGCCTTGATTGATCAATATTCACAACATTTGAGG ACTTTGTATGAAGATGGAGCAAGGAAAGTTGCCTTATTTGGACTAGGCCAAATAGGCTGCATTCCAGCAGAGTTACAAAAACACGATACACGTAGATGTGTGAGCTCAACAAATAACGCGATTCAACAATTTAACAGCAAGCTAAAGTCTCTTGTAGGTGATCTCAATACTAATTTTCCAGACGCGAAGTTCACCTATATAAACATGTACAGCATTTCATCAATCATCG ATCCACTTAGCGTGTTTACTCGTCCATGCTGTAACGTTTTGGAAACGATGCCTGAAGGACAATGTGTTCCTGGAGAAACTCCATGCTTTCTTAGAGGGATTTATCTTTTCTATGATAATTTTCATCCAACAGAGATTGCCAATAGAATCGCGACTAGCAGAGCTTATAATGCTCTTCTACCGTCTGATGCTTATCCTATGGATATTCATCACTTGATCAGGACGAACAATGTTGTGTATGATGAGTAA
- the LOC101263269 gene encoding GDSL esterase/lipase At4g18970, giving the protein MACYVTIIFSIVLYLVLNLVEGAPEVPCYFIFGDSLLDNGNNNDLDTAARANYPPYGVDFPDGPTGRFTNGRNIADFLAEHLDFDHYIPSFASATGDEILEGVNYASGSAGIRNDTGSHLGYRIYLGKQLENHKVTISRIADLLGNATSAKNHLNKCLFIVGIGSNDYINNFLMPDVYQSSHLYSPSQYATLLIQQYSQQLKELYSDGARKIALFGLPQIGCIPDQLNQHSTIFCVDSTNKAVQLFNKNLKALVDDLNTNFPDAKFIYINMYSISSAIAITLLNNPCCQISKTMPEGQCIPGKSPCLFRATHFFYDNFHPTEIGNNIATSRAYRALLPSDSYPMDIRHLVRANNVYYDDQ; this is encoded by the exons ATGGCGTGCTATGTTACAATTATATTTAGTATTGTGTTATATTTAGTTTTGAACTTAGTTGAAGGTGCACCGGAAGTACCTTGCTATTTCATTTTTGGGGATTCGTTACTTGATAATGGCAATAATAATGACCTTGACACCGCGGCTAGGGCTAATTATCCACCTTATGGAGTTGATTTCCCGGATGGTCCGACTGGCCGATTCACCAATGGCCGAAATATAGCTGACTTCCTag CTGAACACCTTGATTTTGATCACTACATACCATCTTTTGCAAGCGCAACGGGTGATGAGATTTTGGAAGGTGTGAATTATGCATCTGGTTCAGCTGGAATTCGAAACGATACGGGAAGTCATCTT GGTTATCGGATTTACTTGGGCAAACAATTGGAGAATCATAAAGTCACAATTTCTCGTATTGCTGATTTGCTAGGAAATGCAACTTCAGCCAAAAATCACTTAAATAAATGTCTTTTCATTGTTGGAATAGGCAGCAATGACTACATCAATAATTTTCTAATGCCAGATGTATACCAATCAAGTCATTTGTACTCACCAAGTCAGTATGCAACACTTCTCATTCAGCAGTACTCCCAACAATTAAAG GAATTGTATTCAGATGGAGCAAGGAAAATAGCACTTTTTGGACTACCTCAAATAGGTTGCATTCCAGATCAATTGAACCAACACAGCACAATTTTTTGTGTGGATTCAACAAATAAAGCAGTTCAATTATTCAACAAAAACTTAAAAGCTCTTGTTGATGATCTCAATACTAATTTCCCAGATGCAAAATTCATATACATAAACATGTATAGCATCTCATCAGCGATTG CTATAACTCTATTGAATAATCCATGCTGTCAAATTTCTAAAACTATGCCTGAAGGACAATGTATTCCAGGAAAATCTCCATGTCTGTTTAGGgctacacattttttttatgataatttccATCCCACTGAAATTGGAAATAATATAGCTACGAGTAGAGCTTACAGAGCTCTTCTACCGTCTGATTCTTATCCAATGGATATTCGTCATTTGGTGAGGGCCAATAATGTGTACTATGATGATCAGTAA